In Spea bombifrons isolate aSpeBom1 chromosome 5, aSpeBom1.2.pri, whole genome shotgun sequence, the sequence cagaaaaagcaaaatgtgtaaatattagCTATTGTTGGAAAACCACAGTTTTCCAGTCGGGTTACCGCATCAACCACTCACACCACCCAAGAAAATCAAAGATTGTAAAAGTTCTGCTTACATGTATTTGAACTGTAGACTTTTTCACCACGAGGGAAATCCAGCTTACTCAGTATTGATTTCCAACACATTAAATCAAGTTGTTTTGTGTGACTGTAATTTTCTGTTATTCTATGGTTAGATGTAACAAATCTTTTCATCATTAAAGGCCTGGCAAGATTAGGCTAGTTTTCTTAGAAATCAGAGTCTTGTGTGATGACATAGACTTCATGGCCAACTTTCTGCTGTACGTGTGGCTATGAAATACATATAACGGAAAAACAATTATCAGAACAGTGCAATATTATTCACTGACAGATACCCTGAAATAGCACCTACCAAAAGATACTCTGTGGATCCAAGGAACAAAGGAAGAAACAGTGTTGCTCTTCAAGtacaaactaatatatatatcttgtagGATTTACTCAAATATAAATTGTCCAATCAGTGTCCGTCTTTGAAGCTTGCACGGGTGAACCTGACTGGCTCCCACAGAGCCCTTTTCCctggggccccccaacttcacctaACATGTCCCAAAGTGACACCTTTGTCCTAAGTAGTCTGTgcttgccacctttgccccaagcagcttaccATTGCTATcctaaccccaaacagcctgtctgcaCCATATTTGCCCCAGcgtgtcagtgcccccaaacagtttatCTGTGCTATATTTGCTCCATttgctggtctgtgccatcattgccctcaaccagcttgtctgtgccatcattgcccccaaacaacttgtctgtgccttctttgccccttgtccCTGCCAACCTACACTTAGACACACATATGCAAactcacacaaattacacatcctaacacacacttactcatactcactaacacacacatacccattctttctaacacacactccctcttacACTactcacacatccatgctcacacacacttacacatccaaactcatacacacttatacatagacatccgtgctcacacacttatacataaacattgATGCTcaaatacacttatacatagacaatcatgctcacatataatgtatagacattcatgctcacatgcccacAGACGCATGAGCCCCTTCGCAGTTGTGACCtctgtagttacaccactggtattaatggtcaggtgtcccaatgcatttgtccatatagtgtatcttaTAGGGGTGCCAATACACACAACAATACCTCTATATGTATGTTAAGTAAGGGATCTTGGTTTTGGATAATGGAGCTAGGAATTGAACACTGTTCCTTTTATAACATATAAGCATGTAATGTAAATTACTCCCAGACTTTTATAGAAACAGGCTTTGAATGTCACAAACCCAGAAAACACTGTGTAATAATATATCAAAAATTGTGCTGAGCTTTGTCTTTTCTAGTTTAAAACCCGCATGCAAACCTAGTTTTGCTGTATTTCTCAAAAGATGATACCTAAAATccatttaaatgttacattcTTCTCAAAATGGTAGATAAATTGCTTGTCTAAGCACTCAGGTCAAATCTTCATGCTGCTACTTCATGGTGCTTAACAGTTTTTGGTTATTAAAGTAAATTTACTGCTGTATAGAAATCGCAGCTCACTGTAATTGCTAACAGAGGGCTTCGTCTGAATGCAATGCGATCTACAGATTTGTTTCTTCAGAAAGtgagaattaaataaaacaggACTGACAAAAAGTAATGTATTACAATTGTACACTGAATCTCTGTTTTGCTTGTGTGAATGCAGGCAATatcaattatttaatataacaaacgttttatatttttcaatagtattatatttttttaattaacaaaatgaGTGCATATTGATTGATGGGAGCAAAACTAAATGGGTAATGGGGGTAAATCGTAAACCATAGTCACTGGGGATCTTTTGGTAATGTAAGAGGAATGGGTTCTCAGCCACTGTGCAGTCTCATGCCCGGCATCCCCATGGTAACTTGATAAAGTGTGGTGTAATATGGTGAAGAGTAAGCAGTGCTGTGGGTGGTGTATGATTAAAAAGTCATTCTGGtgtaaagtttgaaaaaaaGGCTTACGATTATATTATCAGGGGAGACATaccattggtttctatggtaataagaccTCTTCAAAAACTTTCCACTCCCATTGTGTGTATGCAATCATGTGACAACAGCCAGCAATTCTTTCGCCTTCACATAACCTAGCAGGAACATGTTCATGCAGTTGATAAGCAATTTCAGCTTTTATTGTGGTGACCTGGATTGAAGCTATAGAGGCATTCTGGGATGGCCACACTTTAATTAGGGTCATCCCAGGATGGGATACACACATATTTTAGTATTTACCATAAAAACTAATTCACATGTAATTGTAGCTCCATAACatccataaataaaacaagaataatgaaatattGAATCATTTATTGAGCTAGGTTCTTTGCATGGGTTCcaaagtacattgttttgtcaCTAATAATTCACACAGTTAtagagttgttgtttttttatcattgtgCATTATAGGTTCAATAAGTTAATATTCTacattaaattagaaaaataaaacatggtgtagatgcatttgtataattttcttttagTAAGTAACATACAATATGATTAAGTATTTTAGAAACTTAAAGTCATACAAAGTCAACCAGCTACTTGTTCAAATGGTGTGAAAGGTATCATGTGTTTGTTTACTATTAGTTAATGGAAGAAACAAGATGGTATAACCACaaccaaatatttaaaagtcTTATAAAAGACACAGTAGATTCTATTGAGCTCATGAAGATGCACAGCACCAGGTACAAAGCTCTTCAGAGTCTCCATAGTcaccatagtgtaaatgggccataAAGAGGCAGCCCCCCCAGACCTGCTGCCATAGGTATAATCAACCTAAACCAGATTACACCACTGGTTTTGCCCAGCATCGTGTGGATTAGGAGGTCTAGCTGTCAACACTTTCTTGTACCTACTTCTAAACTGTTGGTACAATATTGTTGTATTGTACAGCACTGATGAACATGCTTACCCTGAACACTGCTGAAAACTAATGTATTCCTATTTCTATAGTGGCCTAATATAAAGATACCATGGTGTATCACACTTGCTTTTTAAATGTTGATATTGAGTTACAGTGATTTGTGTAttgtttaattaaacatttttaaatatcgttttatattgttttgctACTTGACTTAACTACTTCCATGTTGTACTATgattacattgtttttattctatAATGGTACAACACAAACGTTATTAGCAAATCTGCTATGGATGTCACACAGCATGTATTCCTCAGATGGTGGTAAGTAGTTATTTCACACGATTTCCATTTACACTCATATTTGattgtctatttttatttaaagacgGATAGATAAAAGAGAgggagggatagatagatagatagatagatagatagatgtacaTTGCGGACCTTAATTAAATACTCTGAACAGTATGTACAGAGTAGATAATTAATGTATGCCGGTGGTAAACAGACATCAGAACAAATATCTGCAAACATCAGCAAATATTCATGCATGCAGTTGAGCAGTTAGCaatagttttagttttttttggatTTGTGCCCTTGCAGATTAGTTACTTACTTGAGAGTATAATTTTAACACATGATCTTCATATTCAGCaaaagtctattttttaaatgggaCAATAACTCAATACCATGGCAGGTCTCAAAGTTGTGGAGAGCTCCAAAAGGTAAGCAACTCATTAATTTGGACATTATTTATCATTGAAAATCTGATATTTATAATAAgctttttaatatgtatatatatttgcaggAAGGCAGTTGTCGGATTTAACAGTCATCCCCCAGGGATATGGGATGTGCCATATGGCAGATGTCTGGTGGATTGAACACAGAGGGATCCTTTATACCTAACTGTATATCGAAGAAACGTGTAGACGCTGTCATGGAGCCATTCTTTGTGTAGATTTCTTGCACTGGGTAGCAATCCTTGTCTGTATAAATTCCAACCCATGTTTCAGCTGTAACAAGGAAAATAATGTGTAGATGTTGTGAGCTATAGCCTATTGATGATGAAGATGAAAGAAGCAAATTATGACCAAAGATATTTATATCAACAATTTCTCCATCTAAATGAAGGTCTCCTGTAACCTTTATtattcctttacacacacaagcatatacatatctgtatatgatttttcctgtaattattactgtttttttaccataaaaagctctcaatattttaatttataattatagtATCCTTCTGAGTAGTTGTATTTTCATCATACACTTAAGTCATGTGGGCTTGATTTAAGGGTTTTTGAATGATGCTTAGTAAAGTATGGATGGACCGATAGAGATTTTGATAGTGGTAGGAAAAGCTTGTCTGCaatgttatttattcatttaatgaCCCATCTTGTTACGTAAAAGTGTTGCCTAAATTTCCAAACTTTTTAATAGATGGACAATACAACCAACTTCCcaacttttattaatttatacttTGTACCAAAGGAAATAGaatctaaaaaaacatattaagtaTTATAGAGAGGATCTTCATGAACTTTTTTCTATCTGCCCGTTATTCTGAATAACATATGGACCTCCTCACAATGAAGACCCCATGGGATCCATACTGCCTGCCTTTCAGTATATGAGATTTCACAGCAGCCGTAACTGTAACATTAAGGTATACCCATGGGTCAACAGCCTTTAGAAGTACATGAACAGACTCTGTTTACGGTAGCAACTTGTAAATCACAACTCGTAACTAAGGAACGTTCTGTTCCCAAAGCTAAGATCACCAACATATGCGCTTTTTTCATCCGAGTTCCACTTTTGGTAATgacagaggttttttttttaaagttttcatTTATCAGGAAAATACCAGGATTGTTGTAGCCTTGTTTcttgtatactgtatattacttATGACTTATTACTTATGACATTTCTTGCGGATTATTGTAGTTGGGCTTCTTTTTTCTAGGGATAATTGCATATGTATCACTTTAAGGAATTATTGGTGAGTTTAAATAGATTTATGGATTTAAATTAAGCTAACAATGATAATAGTGGATACTTACATTTTCTGGCTGGTTTTCGGTCAGACCATTCCTGAACTGTGATTTGGTCACCAGGGCCACCAATGTAAAAGTGATCTTCAAACGTTGAGTTTTCAGGTATATCATAAGGATCCCATGGTTCGGTCAAAGTCTTTTTTGAGCAGGATTGTGTAACATGCTCAATCTTAAACATCACAGCCTCTTTGTACAGGTAGATGTATTCGTATACCCTAGggtaacacatttacacatttaattACTGTTAAATCTGAAAACCTTTCAAATCACCCATATTGACCTATCTCCCCCCATATTTGCTTCACCGAACGTGCTTACCTGGggatacttaaaataaaaactatgtgtATACCGATGCACAAATTCTCAGCCAAATCTGTGGATAAAGGAGTTGAAGGCCCGGACGTAACAATAtaaagagagagacacagaaacTGATACCCCATGAAACCTTTTATTCATTCACTAATAGTCTAATTGGCTAAAG encodes:
- the EPDR1 gene encoding mammalian ependymin-related protein 1; this translates as MMETVYLQGLCSIIIQGLLLILSTVNVRGGFVPVTPCQAPLQWEGRIVVYDHNTGISTRALITYDSKLQRIRTLDERRSLVPCKRVYEYIYLYKEAVMFKIEHVTQSCSKKTLTEPWDPYDIPENSTFEDHFYIGGPGDQITVQEWSDRKPARKSETWVGIYTDKDCYPVQEIYTKNGSMTASTRFFDIQLGIKDPSVFNPPDICHMAHPISLGDDC